A window of the Bacillus andreraoultii genome harbors these coding sequences:
- a CDS encoding proline dehydrogenase family protein — translation MANLTRDFFIGLSNNKLLNQAAKKWGVRLGAEKFVAGTDIDGVVRTIKQMNDQGIHCTVDNLGEFVFEKSEARLAKQQIIRLLDKIYEEHLDCHVSVKLTQLGLDIDYDFCLENMKEILDTATRYEIFINIDMEDYIHFQPTIDILKTLLLEYNHVGTVIQSYLFCAEEMMDELEHVRVRIVKGAYKENPDVAYQSKAEIDRNYLQLAKKRLLSGVFTSIATHDHYIINELKSFVAMNNISKDAFDFQFLYGFRQELQQELVREGYNVTTYMPFGNDWFGYYMRRLAERPQNLNLIVKDTFYTSDNKLKKEPILTGALAVSLYMLWRSKKKNEKKEDKA, via the coding sequence ATGGCTAATTTAACGAGAGATTTTTTCATCGGCTTATCCAATAATAAATTGTTGAATCAAGCAGCAAAAAAATGGGGTGTCCGTCTCGGTGCGGAAAAGTTTGTTGCTGGTACAGATATTGATGGAGTTGTTCGAACGATAAAACAAATGAATGACCAAGGTATTCATTGTACGGTAGACAATTTAGGAGAATTTGTTTTTGAAAAGTCAGAAGCAAGACTCGCGAAGCAACAAATCATTCGACTTCTTGACAAAATTTATGAAGAACATTTAGATTGTCATGTTTCCGTAAAATTAACGCAACTTGGACTTGATATCGACTATGATTTTTGTTTAGAAAATATGAAGGAAATTTTAGATACCGCAACCCGGTACGAAATATTTATTAATATTGATATGGAAGATTATATTCATTTTCAACCGACAATCGATATTTTGAAAACGCTTTTATTAGAGTACAATCATGTCGGTACCGTTATTCAAAGTTATTTATTCTGTGCAGAAGAAATGATGGATGAGTTAGAACATGTTCGTGTTCGAATTGTAAAAGGCGCATATAAAGAAAATCCAGATGTAGCATACCAGTCAAAGGCAGAAATTGATCGTAACTATTTGCAACTTGCGAAAAAACGCTTATTAAGTGGCGTGTTTACTTCCATCGCAACACATGATCATTACATTATAAATGAGTTAAAATCATTCGTTGCTATGAACAATATTTCCAAGGATGCTTTTGATTTCCAATTTTTATATGGGTTCCGTCAAGAATTGCAACAAGAATTAGTACGTGAAGGTTACAATGTGACAACATATATGCCATTCGGAAATGACTGGTTCGGTTATTACATGCGCCGGCTTGCCGAACGACCACAAAACTTAAACTTAATCGTCAAAGACACATTTTATACAAGCGACAACAAGTTGAAGAAAGAACCAATTTTAACCGGGGCATTAGCGGTCTCATTGTACATGTTATGGAGAAGTAAAAAGAAGAATGAAAAGAAAGAAGATAAAGCATAA
- the aroD gene encoding type I 3-dehydroquinate dehydratase, with protein sequence MKTWNINGIVIGEGKPKIIIPIIGETNEEVLKQFNTVMNLEPDIIEWRADAYEKVEHLDSVINLLCQMRKEQKQIPLLFTFRTKKEGGLKDLPTRYYKKLLETVIETKLVDVIDIELFTGDTLVSELISLAVKNSIYTIISYHDFHETPSKDEIVSRLKKMQDLGGHIPKIAVMPHNTQDLLTLLAATETMKTTYADRPLITIAMGPLGLISRIGCEVFGSSCTFGAGEQASAPGQIPAQELQTVLQIIHKNL encoded by the coding sequence GTGAAGACATGGAATATTAACGGTATTGTCATCGGTGAAGGGAAGCCGAAAATAATCATACCGATCATCGGGGAAACTAATGAAGAAGTGCTAAAACAATTTAATACTGTTATGAATCTGGAACCAGATATTATCGAATGGCGTGCTGATGCATACGAGAAAGTTGAACATTTAGATTCTGTCATTAATCTACTATGCCAAATGAGAAAAGAACAAAAACAAATTCCGCTTCTTTTTACTTTTCGAACGAAGAAGGAAGGCGGCTTGAAAGATCTTCCAACTCGTTATTATAAAAAACTACTAGAAACAGTGATTGAAACAAAGCTAGTCGACGTAATTGATATCGAACTATTTACTGGGGATACTCTCGTTTCTGAACTTATTTCACTTGCTGTGAAAAACTCTATTTATACTATTATTTCATATCATGATTTTCATGAAACGCCATCAAAAGATGAAATTGTGTCACGATTAAAGAAGATGCAAGACTTAGGTGGTCATATTCCAAAAATTGCCGTGATGCCCCATAATACGCAAGATTTGTTAACATTACTTGCTGCAACGGAAACAATGAAAACAACATATGCGGATCGACCGTTAATTACAATAGCGATGGGCCCGCTTGGTTTAATTAGTCGCATAGGTTGTGAAGTATTTGGTTCGAGTTGTACATTTGGTGCTGGAGAACAAGCATCCGCACCAGGGCAAATTCCTGCTCAAGAATTACAAACTGTTTTACAAATTATTCATAAAAATTTATAA
- a CDS encoding SDR family NAD(P)-dependent oxidoreductase: protein MTRFDGAIAVVTGAGSGIGEAASKRLATEGAKVILVGRTLTKLEKVANEINQEEVVAFPFACDVTKEEDVEKLGNYVKDQFGDVTILINNAGASYHSKIQDTDYETWKQIQELNLHSVFLVSKLLGKVMVDGAETNGATNRAIVNVSSLSGHKPGALFPHYSSAKAAVINLTKALAHEYARYGIRVNSVSPGFVETPLTEDSMKNERFMQVIEKKTTMRRFGKPEEIANVIAFLASDEASYVTGSDLLVDGGYLLT, encoded by the coding sequence ATGACAAGATTTGATGGGGCAATTGCAGTTGTGACTGGTGCTGGAAGTGGGATTGGAGAAGCAGCTTCAAAGAGATTAGCAACAGAAGGGGCAAAGGTAATTTTAGTCGGTAGAACATTGACGAAACTTGAAAAGGTAGCCAATGAGATTAATCAAGAAGAAGTTGTCGCCTTTCCTTTTGCGTGTGATGTAACAAAAGAAGAAGACGTTGAAAAACTCGGAAACTATGTGAAGGATCAATTTGGTGATGTGACCATTTTAATAAATAATGCTGGCGCCTCGTACCATTCGAAAATTCAAGATACCGATTATGAAACTTGGAAACAAATTCAAGAATTAAATTTACATAGTGTGTTTCTCGTTTCCAAACTTTTAGGGAAGGTAATGGTTGATGGAGCAGAAACAAATGGTGCCACAAATCGTGCAATCGTTAATGTTTCTTCTTTATCCGGACATAAACCGGGTGCTTTATTCCCACACTACAGTTCAGCAAAGGCAGCAGTTATTAACTTAACAAAAGCACTTGCCCATGAGTATGCCCGTTATGGCATTCGAGTGAATTCTGTGTCACCAGGGTTTGTTGAAACACCATTAACGGAAGACTCGATGAAAAACGAACGGTTTATGCAAGTAATTGAAAAGAAAACAACGATGAGGCGATTCGGCAAACCAGAGGAAATCGCAAATGTCATAGCTTTCCTTGCATCTGATGAGGCATCGTATGTAACCGGTTCCGATTTATTAGTCGATGGAGGGTATTTGTTAACATAA
- a CDS encoding phosphotriesterase family protein, producing the protein MSKRVNTVLGPVDVKDLGKTLMHEHFFFGYAGYFGNSLYQNDKNEIIRIGLEVANRAKAHGVQTIVDATPNDSGRDPELLREIAERSGINIIFSTGYYYEGEGAPAYFKFKQGLGIAEEEIYELFMSEIENGVGRTGLKPGVIKLGSSKDHITDYEQMFFRAAAKVQKETGIPIITHTQEGTMGPEQAQLLIHEGADPKKILIGHMCGNTDIQYHLRALEQGVFVGFDRFGIQKFVGAPMDRDRIGTLIGLLGLGYADQLMMAHDTVNVWLGKEPVFPNGMEKLVENWHIAHVFENIIPALKNGGVTDEQIETMLVKNPRTIFGGESSKLTYVDGEKSIVR; encoded by the coding sequence ATGAGTAAAAGAGTAAATACCGTGTTAGGACCAGTAGATGTAAAGGATTTAGGGAAAACGTTGATGCATGAGCATTTCTTTTTCGGATATGCTGGCTATTTTGGGAATTCTTTATACCAAAACGATAAAAACGAAATTATTCGGATCGGACTTGAAGTAGCTAACCGGGCAAAAGCACATGGGGTTCAAACAATTGTTGATGCAACACCGAATGACTCGGGTCGTGATCCTGAACTTCTAAGAGAAATTGCAGAAAGGTCTGGAATCAATATCATTTTTTCAACTGGCTATTATTATGAAGGGGAGGGGGCACCAGCTTATTTTAAGTTTAAGCAAGGTCTCGGGATTGCTGAAGAGGAAATTTACGAATTATTTATGAGTGAAATTGAAAACGGGGTCGGTCGTACCGGCTTAAAACCAGGTGTCATTAAACTTGGCTCAAGTAAAGATCATATTACTGATTATGAACAAATGTTTTTCAGGGCGGCAGCTAAAGTTCAAAAAGAAACGGGTATACCAATTATTACCCATACACAAGAAGGAACAATGGGTCCAGAGCAAGCTCAATTACTCATTCATGAAGGAGCTGATCCGAAGAAAATATTAATTGGACATATGTGTGGCAATACAGATATTCAGTATCATTTACGTGCGCTTGAACAAGGGGTGTTCGTTGGGTTTGACCGATTTGGTATTCAAAAATTTGTTGGTGCACCAATGGACCGAGATCGTATCGGAACATTAATTGGTTTACTTGGATTAGGTTATGCAGATCAATTAATGATGGCTCATGATACGGTCAATGTTTGGCTTGGAAAGGAGCCAGTATTTCCGAATGGTATGGAGAAGTTAGTCGAGAACTGGCATATTGCCCATGTTTTTGAGAATATTATCCCTGCGTTGAAAAATGGTGGAGTAACGGATGAACAAATTGAGACAATGTTAGTAAAAAACCCACGAACGATATTTGGCGGGGAGTCTAGTAAACTGACATATGTTGATGGGGAAAAAAGTATCGTTCGGTAA
- the trhA gene encoding PAQR family membrane homeostasis protein TrhA, which produces MAETHTFTKGEEIANAVTHGIGALLSIAALVLLIVFSSLYGSAIHVVSFTIFGATMVLLYTSSTLVHALPHGKAKDVFEILDHSSIYLFIAGTYTPITLIVIQGALGWTLFGIVWGLAVGGIIFKSFFVKKYLFTSTVLYVLMGWLIVIGWSQIRQNMDANGVVLLVVGGVLYTIGAIFYIWRGFKFHHMIWHLFVIAGSAAHFFCVLLYLLP; this is translated from the coding sequence TTGGCAGAAACACATACGTTTACAAAAGGCGAAGAGATTGCAAATGCTGTTACGCATGGAATCGGTGCTTTATTAAGTATTGCAGCGCTTGTTCTACTCATTGTTTTCTCATCTTTATACGGTTCGGCTATTCATGTAGTTAGTTTCACAATATTTGGAGCGACGATGGTCCTTTTATACACTTCTTCCACACTTGTGCATGCTTTACCTCATGGAAAAGCAAAAGATGTATTTGAGATTCTTGATCATTCGTCCATTTACTTATTTATTGCTGGTACGTACACACCTATTACATTAATTGTAATACAAGGGGCCCTCGGTTGGACTTTATTTGGGATTGTCTGGGGATTAGCTGTTGGTGGAATTATATTTAAGTCCTTTTTCGTGAAAAAATATTTATTTACATCAACCGTTCTTTATGTATTAATGGGTTGGCTCATCGTGATTGGTTGGAGTCAAATTAGACAAAATATGGATGCTAACGGTGTTGTCCTATTAGTTGTTGGAGGGGTACTTTACACGATTGGTGCGATCTTTTATATATGGAGAGGGTTTAAGTTTCATCATATGATTTGGCATTTATTTGTTATTGCAGGGAGTGCTGCTCACTTCTTTTGTGTTTTACTCTATTTATTACCATAA
- a CDS encoding sulfotransferase family 2 domain-containing protein, with product MNQEELTIFLHIPKTGGTTLNTIFRNQYDRSEFFDHESYQDELMKLEELTDEVKQKLVAVSGHYYFGIHTQFTKPFNYFTILREPVDRVISAYYFLKNFPGYERVQTMTLEEFVLNEPEAQNMQTMLVSGDLHSNPSLQKAKEHLRNFKVVGVTEQFNETLFLLQKEYGWIHIHYSRKNITKSRRQKSDIPPHVIELINHYNSLDIELYEYSKQLLEERLEALTDEEKGQLEAFKIEQAQLDG from the coding sequence TTGAACCAGGAAGAATTAACAATATTTTTGCATATTCCAAAAACGGGTGGAACGACATTAAATACAATTTTCCGCAATCAATATGATAGAAGTGAATTTTTTGATCATGAAAGTTATCAAGATGAACTGATGAAACTAGAGGAGTTAACTGATGAAGTGAAGCAAAAATTAGTAGCTGTCAGTGGCCACTACTATTTTGGTATTCATACTCAATTCACTAAGCCATTTAACTATTTTACAATTTTAAGAGAACCAGTGGACCGTGTCATTTCGGCTTATTACTTTTTGAAAAATTTTCCGGGGTATGAACGAGTACAAACGATGACTTTAGAAGAATTTGTATTAAATGAACCCGAAGCACAGAATATGCAAACAATGTTAGTTTCGGGAGACCTTCATTCAAACCCTAGCTTACAGAAAGCAAAAGAGCATTTACGAAATTTTAAAGTTGTTGGGGTAACGGAACAGTTCAATGAAACCCTATTTTTATTACAAAAGGAATACGGCTGGATTCATATTCATTACAGTAGAAAAAATATAACCAAATCACGTCGACAAAAATCTGATATTCCACCACATGTAATCGAGTTAATTAACCATTACAATTCATTAGATATTGAACTATATGAATATAGTAAACAGTTATTAGAAGAAAGACTCGAAGCATTAACAGATGAGGAAAAGGGACAATTAGAAGCTTTTAAAATAGAGCAGGCTCAACTAGACGGCTAA
- a CDS encoding ISL3 family transposase: MQMNNNIIMPGLEDVKILKVEQMDDRLALFVEMEARTHTCPRCGAKTRQIHDYRMQKIKHLKWFERLCYIFYNKRRYRCDACEKRFPEKNNFVERYKRFTKEWNQAVNVRSVQAKTFKELAQQYGTSISTVIRRFDAFAENEVGEVKELPRVIAIDEYKGDTKEGKYQLIIANGDTREPLDILPNRKGKTISQYLRKYGANVEIVIMDMSHSFKSAVRKALDHPLIIADHFHFCRYIYWALDKVRRRIQSDWNDYDRKKCKKMRYVFYKDSAKLTENERWYLDRYRGMSKELDMAYQLKEAYCEWFKQAKENGSEGMRKTKEGLNTFYQLVRDTGVQEFLRSIRTFKNWEKEILNSFMYSYSNGFLEGINNHTKVIKRNAYGFRNFKRARARILLSHKYKGIGVHLG; the protein is encoded by the coding sequence GTGCAAATGAATAATAACATAATTATGCCAGGATTAGAAGACGTAAAAATACTAAAAGTGGAACAAATGGATGACAGATTAGCGTTGTTTGTTGAAATGGAAGCACGCACACATACTTGTCCTAGATGTGGTGCCAAAACACGACAAATTCATGATTATCGAATGCAGAAAATCAAGCATTTAAAGTGGTTTGAACGCCTCTGCTATATCTTTTATAACAAGAGACGATATCGTTGTGATGCTTGCGAGAAGAGGTTTCCTGAGAAAAACAATTTTGTGGAGCGTTATAAACGGTTTACCAAAGAGTGGAATCAGGCTGTAAACGTGAGAAGTGTTCAAGCCAAAACATTTAAGGAACTAGCTCAACAATATGGTACTTCGATTTCAACGGTTATAAGACGATTTGATGCATTTGCCGAAAATGAAGTAGGGGAAGTTAAGGAACTCCCGAGAGTAATCGCTATAGATGAGTATAAAGGGGATACCAAAGAAGGAAAGTATCAGTTAATCATCGCAAACGGAGATACAAGAGAGCCTTTGGATATATTACCGAATAGAAAAGGAAAAACAATATCACAATACTTACGAAAGTATGGGGCCAATGTAGAAATAGTCATTATGGACATGAGCCATTCCTTTAAATCGGCTGTACGAAAGGCCTTAGATCATCCACTAATTATAGCCGACCATTTTCATTTTTGTCGCTATATCTATTGGGCACTTGATAAAGTAAGAAGGCGGATTCAGTCAGATTGGAATGATTATGACCGGAAAAAGTGTAAAAAAATGAGATATGTATTTTACAAAGATAGTGCGAAACTAACCGAAAACGAGAGATGGTACCTAGATCGATACCGTGGTATGTCGAAGGAACTAGATATGGCGTATCAATTAAAAGAGGCTTATTGTGAATGGTTCAAACAAGCGAAAGAAAATGGTTCAGAAGGTATGCGTAAAACCAAAGAAGGCTTAAACACGTTTTATCAGTTAGTTAGAGATACTGGAGTGCAGGAATTTCTACGCAGCATACGGACGTTTAAAAACTGGGAAAAAGAAATTTTAAATAGTTTTATGTATAGCTATTCTAATGGATTTCTGGAAGGAATAAATAACCACACAAAGGTAATAAAACGGAATGCGTATGGTTTCAGAAACTTCAAACGAGCAAGAGCTAGAATATTGTTATCACACAAGTATAAAGGAATAGGGGTCCATCTAGGCTAG
- a CDS encoding zinc-dependent alcohol dehydrogenase family protein, whose translation MKAAQIVELRKPLRVGDVPDPTPGARDVIVKVEASGVCRSDWHAWMGDMGWLGIKPELPIIPGHEMGGIVVEVGKEVKNFKVGDRVTTPFHESCSHCSYCLSGKSNLCDHVRVHGMVNDGAYAEFVKIPNGDFNLVHLPDEVDALTAAAIGCRYMTGFHGVVKTNIRPGDWLVVHGSGGVGLSAIQVADAVGAQVVAVDVDDKKLEMARNEGALVTINARTQNVIEAVREVTRGGAQASIDALGIKETILNSIHSLRKGGRHVQIGLTTSNEAGIVDIPIDIVTMMELEIVGSLGNPRTEYDGLLGLIAQGKLNPKSLVSKEISLNDVTDVFKDMSNYRTYGFNIITNFE comes from the coding sequence ATGAAAGCAGCGCAAATTGTTGAGTTAAGAAAGCCATTACGAGTAGGGGATGTACCAGATCCAACACCAGGAGCACGTGATGTTATTGTAAAGGTAGAAGCAAGTGGTGTTTGTCGGAGTGATTGGCATGCGTGGATGGGTGATATGGGTTGGCTAGGCATTAAGCCGGAACTCCCAATCATTCCAGGACATGAAATGGGTGGTATTGTCGTTGAAGTGGGTAAGGAAGTGAAAAACTTTAAAGTGGGAGATCGTGTAACGACACCTTTCCATGAATCTTGCTCGCATTGTTCCTATTGCTTAAGTGGAAAATCTAATCTTTGTGACCATGTTCGTGTTCATGGGATGGTGAATGATGGTGCGTATGCTGAATTTGTAAAAATCCCAAACGGTGATTTTAACTTAGTACATCTCCCTGATGAAGTGGATGCACTTACTGCAGCCGCTATTGGGTGTCGTTATATGACGGGATTCCACGGTGTTGTGAAAACGAATATCCGTCCAGGTGATTGGCTTGTTGTTCATGGTTCGGGTGGAGTTGGGCTTTCTGCAATCCAAGTCGCCGATGCAGTTGGTGCACAAGTGGTTGCTGTAGATGTTGATGACAAAAAGTTGGAAATGGCGCGTAATGAAGGTGCCCTTGTAACTATAAATGCCCGTACACAAAATGTTATTGAAGCCGTACGAGAAGTGACAAGAGGTGGTGCTCAAGCTTCCATTGATGCTCTTGGTATAAAAGAAACAATTCTAAACTCAATTCATTCGTTACGTAAAGGAGGTCGTCATGTACAAATTGGTCTAACGACAAGTAATGAGGCGGGAATTGTTGATATTCCAATTGATATAGTAACAATGATGGAATTGGAAATCGTAGGTAGTCTTGGAAATCCACGGACTGAGTACGATGGACTTTTAGGGCTCATTGCACAAGGTAAATTAAATCCGAAATCATTGGTGTCAAAAGAAATTTCGTTAAATGATGTTACGGATGTATTTAAGGATATGTCAAATTATCGCACGTATGGATTTAATATTATTACAAACTTCGAGTAA
- a CDS encoding glycosyltransferase family 2 protein, giving the protein MSTSPLVSILIPFYNCKYIVHAIVSALNQTYPHFEVIVINDGSSQYNELVIPYLPRITYLEKENNGVASAINLGMKKAKGDYFVWLSSDDFIYPNKVEKQINFMQEKNAQFSFTNFNTMNRDNQIITLNAGLHFNSEVELLNLLQNYNPINGCTIMMAREVVEAIGNFNENLRYAQDYEYWLRVAGKFHLHYLPEALTNYRIHNDMGTIRHRNEILDEFHQVKDQYREVTRKIIKEREKSNIMYEL; this is encoded by the coding sequence TTGTCTACCTCTCCACTTGTTTCGATTCTTATCCCATTTTATAACTGCAAATATATAGTTCATGCAATTGTTAGTGCACTAAACCAGACGTATCCTCATTTTGAGGTTATCGTTATTAACGATGGTTCAAGTCAATATAACGAACTCGTGATACCCTATTTACCACGGATTACGTATTTGGAAAAAGAAAATAATGGGGTCGCATCGGCAATAAATCTTGGGATGAAAAAGGCAAAAGGTGACTATTTTGTCTGGTTAAGTTCCGATGACTTCATCTATCCAAATAAAGTTGAAAAACAGATAAATTTTATGCAGGAAAAAAATGCGCAGTTTAGTTTTACGAATTTCAATACGATGAATCGAGATAATCAAATTATTACACTCAATGCTGGGCTGCATTTCAATAGTGAAGTAGAGCTGTTAAACTTATTGCAAAATTATAACCCGATTAATGGTTGTACGATAATGATGGCTAGAGAAGTTGTTGAGGCGATTGGGAATTTCAATGAAAATTTACGTTATGCTCAAGACTACGAATATTGGCTAAGAGTTGCTGGAAAGTTTCATTTACATTATTTACCAGAGGCGTTAACAAACTACCGAATTCATAATGATATGGGGACAATTAGACATAGAAATGAAATACTTGATGAGTTTCATCAAGTAAAAGATCAGTATAGAGAGGTTACTAGGAAAATCATAAAAGAGCGAGAAAAATCGAATATAATGTACGAGTTATAA
- a CDS encoding IS1380-like element ISBco1 family transposase: protein MVTLTQKTLDFNHKIKLSNDGGSLSSDTGEFLFREFDEKIGFSKTLVKYLRLNDSRKYYLHSNENLLRQKVYQIIAGYAEDDAADQLTHDPVFKEIIETPTLASQPSLSRFYTRFDKDSIEQLNLANQEMLDKIHCFRQSKELFIDLDSTHSDTYGDQESSSYNTHYGTMGFHPLVAFDGATGDFLKAQLRPGNVYTSNGVVEFIRPLIKHYNEMFPETTLFLRGDSGFAVPGLYDLCEEESVLYIIRLKSNSQLQSLAKEYHPSSAPLDVSKTETYYEETIYQAKSWSKPRRVIIQSVRPAGELFFTHSFFVTNFELAFPQDIVRAYQKRGTMENYIKEAKNGFYFDHMNSHAFLVNEVKMMLTLLAYNLTNWLRTLCFPEGQKTMQIDTIRTRLIKAASKVVKSGRSLYFKLSSSFVYQNFFWDVLNRIQKLQLE from the coding sequence ATGGTTACTTTAACGCAAAAAACACTTGATTTCAATCATAAAATTAAATTGTCAAATGATGGAGGTTCTCTTTCCTCCGATACAGGTGAGTTTCTTTTTAGAGAATTCGATGAAAAAATTGGTTTTTCAAAGACTTTAGTTAAGTACTTGAGACTTAACGATTCAAGGAAATATTATCTTCATTCAAATGAAAACTTGTTACGTCAAAAAGTCTATCAAATCATTGCCGGGTATGCGGAAGATGATGCGGCTGATCAGTTGACTCATGATCCTGTGTTTAAGGAAATCATTGAAACTCCAACACTTGCTTCCCAGCCCAGTTTGTCTCGCTTTTATACACGATTTGATAAAGATTCAATTGAACAATTAAATCTGGCTAACCAAGAAATGCTTGATAAGATTCATTGTTTTCGACAATCGAAAGAGTTATTTATCGACTTGGATTCGACTCATTCGGATACATATGGGGACCAAGAATCTTCGTCATATAATACTCATTATGGCACGATGGGTTTTCATCCATTAGTCGCCTTTGATGGTGCGACTGGTGACTTTTTGAAAGCACAACTCCGTCCCGGAAATGTTTATACATCAAATGGTGTGGTGGAATTTATTCGGCCTCTCATTAAACATTATAACGAAATGTTTCCGGAAACTACCCTGTTTCTTCGTGGAGATAGTGGGTTTGCTGTTCCGGGATTATACGATCTGTGTGAAGAAGAATCTGTTTTGTATATTATTCGGTTGAAATCGAATTCACAACTACAAAGTTTAGCGAAGGAATACCATCCTTCTTCCGCACCTTTAGATGTTTCCAAGACGGAAACCTATTATGAAGAAACGATTTACCAAGCAAAATCATGGTCAAAACCAAGAAGGGTGATTATTCAATCGGTACGTCCTGCAGGTGAGCTGTTCTTTACCCATTCCTTTTTTGTTACTAACTTTGAATTAGCTTTTCCTCAAGATATCGTCCGAGCTTATCAAAAAAGAGGGACGATGGAAAACTATATCAAAGAAGCAAAAAATGGCTTTTACTTTGATCATATGAATAGCCACGCTTTTCTAGTGAACGAAGTAAAAATGATGTTAACACTTCTTGCATATAATTTGACCAATTGGTTACGAACTCTTTGTTTTCCGGAAGGTCAAAAAACTATGCAAATTGATACGATACGTACTCGGTTAATTAAAGCGGCAAGTAAAGTCGTGAAATCAGGCAGATCCCTTTACTTCAAACTATCATCGAGTTTTGTGTATCAAAATTTCTTTTGGGATGTACTGAATCGAATTCAAAAACTACAATTGGAATGA
- a CDS encoding homoserine dehydrogenase: MDKKVIITGYGVVAKELCQFLFTHGENIKRKYGFGLQLTGIIGSSGMLYKEEGIPLERLLTYGLGSKALNQFAIDTGMELIEPIISGDVLVECTPTNIEHGEPGLSYIREAIKARMDVVAVSKGALVHAFSEINKAAMEKGVRLKFSGATAAALPTMDIGEYSLAGCTITSIQGILNGTSNYILTSMEEYHLSFSEALQLAQKKGIAERDSSLDIKGFDSACKILLLTNGLFRANLSIKDISIEGIEQITSGSIEEARKRNARIKLIAEARRVHGQVQVVVQPCEIEQSHPLYTVNGTNKGIVFNTVEMGAVCVTGGASHPRGAAAAAIKDIINLYRI; encoded by the coding sequence ATGGACAAAAAGGTGATCATCACAGGATATGGCGTTGTTGCGAAAGAATTATGTCAATTCCTTTTCACTCACGGTGAAAACATAAAAAGAAAGTACGGATTCGGTTTACAGCTAACAGGAATTATCGGTAGCTCAGGTATGCTCTATAAAGAAGAAGGAATTCCACTTGAACGATTACTTACTTATGGTTTAGGATCAAAAGCGTTAAATCAATTTGCAATTGATACAGGAATGGAACTAATTGAACCGATAATAAGCGGTGATGTGTTAGTAGAATGTACCCCAACAAATATTGAGCATGGTGAACCTGGGTTATCATACATTCGTGAAGCAATAAAAGCGAGAATGGATGTTGTTGCGGTTTCGAAAGGTGCACTCGTTCATGCGTTTTCTGAAATAAACAAAGCGGCAATGGAAAAAGGGGTCCGGCTTAAATTTAGTGGGGCAACGGCAGCAGCATTACCGACAATGGATATCGGTGAATACAGTTTAGCAGGTTGTACAATTACAAGTATCCAAGGAATTTTAAATGGAACGTCGAATTATATTTTAACGAGTATGGAGGAATACCACCTTTCATTTTCCGAAGCTTTACAATTAGCTCAGAAAAAGGGGATCGCGGAAAGGGACTCAAGTTTAGATATAAAAGGTTTTGATTCAGCTTGTAAAATTTTATTACTTACAAATGGTTTGTTTCGTGCAAATCTTTCTATAAAGGATATTTCAATTGAAGGAATCGAGCAGATAACAAGTGGATCGATTGAAGAGGCACGAAAAAGAAACGCACGAATTAAGTTAATTGCCGAGGCCCGTCGAGTACATGGGCAAGTGCAAGTGGTCGTGCAACCATGCGAAATCGAACAGTCGCACCCATTATATACGGTTAATGGAACGAATAAGGGGATTGTTTTTAACACAGTAGAAATGGGAGCTGTTTGTGTGACAGGTGGTGCATCCCATCCAAGAGGTGCAGCAGCGGCCGCCATAAAAGATATCATTAACTTATATCGAATATAA